ATTGTTCCTTTGCAGGGAATACAATTTGGATATTCGTTTTACAGGAACGATCATGGCATTTTCACGCTATCAGCCTCCTGCAGAGCCTAAACCCACGCCTCAGGTCAGAATTCCACAGATACAATATGATATTTCAAATGACCGACTTGTGGCAGACCTTGCCAATGATAGCCTTCCTGCCGTAGCCCGACAACTCACCCGGCTTAGTAAGAAAAATGTGGTACTGGCTCCTGGTCTCAATGGAAAAATGGTAAGTAGCTATATCGAAGGAATGCCACTGGAAGCAGGTTTGGATAAGATTGCGTATGCAAACGGATTGCGTCTGGTAAAGACTTCCGATAATGCCTATTTATTGGAAGGCAATGATAGTCCAGCAGCTGCCTCAGGATCACGAAACCGTCTGGGTCAGAACGGACTGGTGTCTGCAGGATATCCGTCTAACCGCCAAGGAAATGGAGGTGGCGGAGGTAACAATGCAGACAATCTGTTTATCGATGTAAAACAAGGTCCTGATGGGAATCAGTGGCTCACGGTAGATGCATCCGGAGTGCCTATTGTAGACATTATCAATGAAGCCTCTTCGCGGTTAAATATAAACTATGTTCTTTTTTCCAATCTTCCAGGCAATACCACTGTGCGACTTCAGAATGTACGATATGATGACCTGCTTAGCTTTTTGCTGCAGGGGACCAGCCATACAATGAAACGGATGGATGGGATCTATCTGATCGGAGAACGCAACCTGGAAGGATTTCGGAATACACGTTTAGTTAAGATGCAATTTCGTCCGGCAGATAAGATAGATGAGGTTATTCCTCCTGAATTGAAAAAGGGAGTTGATATTAAAATCTTTAAAGAACTAAACAGTGTCATCTTATCCGGGGGATTGCCACAAATTGAAGAGATTACCAACTTTCTGAAAGCCATTGACCAGCCTGTACTCAATGTACTGATTGAAGTTATTGTCATGGAGGTCAACAAGTCTTTCTCTGTAGAGACAGGTATCAGTGCATTACTCTCCGATTCGACTAAGAAGACAGGTGGAACAGTATTTCCAGGTCTGGATATGACCATTGGTTCGGGAGCCATTAATAAATTTCTAAGTACCTTGTCTTCCAATGGCCTTGTCAATATTGGCAGGGTTACTCCAAACTTCTATCTTCAGTTGAAAGCGCTTGAGCAAAACAGCAATGTACAGGTGCATTCTACGCCCAAGCTCTCTACACTAAACGGACACGAAGCAACATTAACCATAGGACAGTCGGTTTATTATCTCGAGCAAACACAGAATATTACGGGAAGTGTAACAACAACTACCTCTGTTACACAAAGGTATAATAAGGTGAATGCGGATATGAGTATTAAAATCAATCCAATGGTTTCGGGTGATGAACACATTACACTGGACATAAACGCGGAATTCTCAGACTTTACAGCCCCTACCATAGCAGGTGCTCCTCCTGGTAACGCAACCAGAAAGTTTACCTCTATGATCCGAATTAAAAACGAAGAAATGATTATCCTGGGTGGTCTGGAAGAGGCACGTAAGTCTGCCAGCGGTTCTGGAGTTCCTATCCTTTCTCGTATACCCATCCTGAAATGGTTGTTTAGTTCACGTAAACGTGAAAGAAGTGACAAACGCTTGTTGATATTCATTAAACCGACCCTGATGTATTAAGCAGTTTCGGATTGTAGTCAATTTATTTGTATGAAAAAATTACCAGACATACTCACTCCTCCCCGTCAGGCAGGAGGTATTGCACTGGTCCGTGCAGATGACGGACAATGGATGGGGTATGGCTTAGTATTGCAACAACAGAAGGGCGTCATTACTATTCAGAAACAATGGCAGGGACTGATTCAGGATGTTGCATTTACAGAACAAATGCCTAAATCTGTTGCCTATACACTTTGTGTGGATGGCAAAGGTATTCTGCATAAATC
The DNA window shown above is from Xanthocytophaga agilis and carries:
- a CDS encoding type II and III secretion system protein: MKPALLPKKLFTRKLLTEKLYTGILSLLLILLYSLVATSLQAQDPNRIRQEREKYLFQVENQLRALSDSLVPGLREVASLTVSEASLGDFLRGLAQTHRLNISVEPGLDNKVTNNFTGVKVQDLLLFLCREYNLDIRFTGTIMAFSRYQPPAEPKPTPQVRIPQIQYDISNDRLVADLANDSLPAVARQLTRLSKKNVVLAPGLNGKMVSSYIEGMPLEAGLDKIAYANGLRLVKTSDNAYLLEGNDSPAAASGSRNRLGQNGLVSAGYPSNRQGNGGGGGNNADNLFIDVKQGPDGNQWLTVDASGVPIVDIINEASSRLNINYVLFSNLPGNTTVRLQNVRYDDLLSFLLQGTSHTMKRMDGIYLIGERNLEGFRNTRLVKMQFRPADKIDEVIPPELKKGVDIKIFKELNSVILSGGLPQIEEITNFLKAIDQPVLNVLIEVIVMEVNKSFSVETGISALLSDSTKKTGGTVFPGLDMTIGSGAINKFLSTLSSNGLVNIGRVTPNFYLQLKALEQNSNVQVHSTPKLSTLNGHEATLTIGQSVYYLEQTQNITGSVTTTTSVTQRYNKVNADMSIKINPMVSGDEHITLDINAEFSDFTAPTIAGAPPGNATRKFTSMIRIKNEEMIILGGLEEARKSASGSGVPILSRIPILKWLFSSRKRERSDKRLLIFIKPTLMY